Proteins encoded by one window of Myxocyprinus asiaticus isolate MX2 ecotype Aquarium Trade chromosome 35, UBuf_Myxa_2, whole genome shotgun sequence:
- the LOC127426605 gene encoding zinc finger protein 362-like — translation MAEPRFNNPYFWPPPPSIPGQLDNLVLINKIKEQLMAEKIRPPHLPPTSVPSQQPLLVPPTPTEGGQHNISAPKLQQMPGLHAHSTSQPDIALHARSASSTVAGRILGDMNLNLDDKAAIKARGLWEDWHLRQIIDQPSRANHLSGLSLTSSRTANHNTSESTTPTTSSQTRQSGAPSPNLISGLSGGHGMEAFKNSGGLAGLLGPPPKSIGRGRKKIKAENPSGPLLVVPYPILASGTDQSTVSITGKEGKTYRCKVCPLTFFSKSDMQIHSKSHTEAKPHKCPHCTKSFANASYLSQHLRIHLGVKPYHCSYCEKSFRQLSHLQQHTRIHTGDRPYKCLQPGCEKAFTQLSNLQSHQRSHNKDKPYKCSNCYRAYSDSASLQIHLSAHAIKNAKAYCCSMCGRAYTSETYLMKHMPKHSVVEHLVSQHSPQRTESSNIPIRISLI, via the exons ATGGCAGAACCTCGATTTAATAATCCATACTTTTGGCCTCCTCCACCCTCTATTCCTGGTCAG TTGGATAATCTCGTACTGATCAACAAGATCAAAGAGCAGCTGATGGCGGAGAAAATCAGACCTCCACACCTGCCGCCCACTTCTGTCCCTTCCCAGCAGCCCCTGCTGGTGCCGCCCACGCCCACAGAAGGCGGGCAACACAATATATCAGCGCCCAAGCTCCAACAGATGCCAGGGCTCCATGCTCACAGCACCTCACAGCCAGACATTGCCCTACATGCCCGATCCGCCTCAAGCACGGTAGCAG GTCGTATTCTTGGCGACATGAACTTGAATCTGGACGATAAGGCGGCCATTAAAGCAAGGGGATTATGGGAAGACTGGCATTTGCGCCAAATCATAGACCAGCCATCCAGAGCGAATCATCTGTCAG GACTGTCACTGACGTCATCACGAACTGCCAACCACAACACATCAGAGTCCACAACACCAACCACCAGCAGTCAGACCCGCCAGAGTGGTGCTCCTTCCCCAAACCTCATCTCAGGATTGTCCGGCGGGCACGGGATGGAGGCTTTCAAAAACAGCGGAGGATTGGCAGGACTTCTGGGTCCACCTCCGAAAAGCATAGGACGAGGTCGTAAAAAGATTAAAGCTGAAAACCCCTCTGGTCCTCTCTTAGTTGTTCCCTACCCAATTCTGGCCTCTGGAACTGACCAATCAACTGTTAGCATCACTGGCAAAGAGGGCAAAACCTACAG GTGTAAAGTGTGTCCATTGACATTCTTCTCAAAGTCGGACATGCAGATCCATTCCAAGTCTCACACGGAAGCAAAGCCACATAAGTGTCCTCACTGTACCAAGTCCTTCGCCAATGCGTCGTACCTGTCCCAGCACCTGCGCATTCACCTGGGGGTGAAGCCGTATCACTGCTCCTACTGCGAGAAATCCTTCCGCCAGCTTTCCCACTTACAGCAGCACACTAG AATCCATACAGGTGATCGGCCATATAAATGTCTTCAGCCAGGCTGTGAAAAGGCCTTCACGCAACTCTCAAATTTGCAA TCTCACCAGAGGTCACACAATAAAGATAAGCCTTACAAGTGCTCCAACTGTTACCGTGCTTACTCTGACTCCGCCTCCCTCCAAATCCACTTGTCTGCTCACGCAATCAAAAACGCCAAGGCCTATTGCTGCAGCATGTGTGGTAGAGCCTACACCTCA GAGACCTACCTAATGAAACACATGCCTAAACACTCCGTGGTAGAACATCTGGTGAGTCAACACTCACCACAAAGGACCGAATCATCCAACATCCCCATCCGTATTTCCCTCATCTGA